A window from Aminivibrio sp. encodes these proteins:
- a CDS encoding GGDEF domain-containing protein: protein MTYRTVLREKRHERELPALRLLSVVTAVWFLAAGWADVLMGYPLLAVLDFFIALLFLFFRIRMNTMPPSAVRGFVPPILLFLNLLPLGASFLEAGFFTLLLRHIVTLLGTVIYMQFQRRDVFFTYLMINAFSFISAFILSGDFRGEMVNLVICYVFIVSSMYFFSRLQRKTSRELAALSSAERQARDMAGRDPLTGLYNRRRFDEELAGLLPEGTGVTLILIDLDDFKDINDTQGHQAGDEALKKMASAIAGAVRRDDIACRIGGDEFAVLLPDCPENNGLVIAENICRKVRSCAPFLSISLGVASAPAGSSPDEAFKKADAALYEAKSKGKGCIVSWGRLIPEPAAQGGND, encoded by the coding sequence ATGACGTATCGCACCGTTCTAAGGGAAAAGCGGCACGAAAGGGAATTGCCCGCCCTCCGTCTGCTCAGTGTCGTCACTGCGGTCTGGTTTCTCGCCGCAGGGTGGGCCGATGTGCTTATGGGATACCCGCTTCTGGCGGTGCTCGACTTTTTCATCGCCTTGCTCTTCCTGTTTTTCCGCATCAGGATGAACACCATGCCCCCCTCGGCCGTCCGGGGTTTCGTTCCCCCCATCCTGCTCTTCCTGAACCTGCTGCCCCTGGGGGCTTCCTTCCTCGAGGCCGGGTTTTTCACCCTCCTTCTCCGGCATATCGTCACCCTCCTGGGGACGGTGATTTACATGCAGTTCCAGAGACGGGACGTCTTCTTCACCTATCTCATGATCAACGCCTTCTCCTTCATCAGCGCCTTCATCCTCTCGGGGGACTTCCGGGGAGAGATGGTGAACCTGGTCATCTGCTATGTTTTCATCGTCTCCAGCATGTACTTTTTCTCCAGGCTGCAGCGGAAAACCTCCAGGGAACTCGCCGCCCTGTCAAGCGCCGAGCGGCAGGCACGGGACATGGCCGGCCGGGACCCCCTCACGGGGCTCTACAACCGGCGCCGTTTTGACGAAGAGCTCGCCGGGCTTCTCCCGGAGGGAACCGGCGTCACCCTCATCCTCATCGATCTCGACGATTTCAAGGACATCAACGACACCCAGGGGCACCAGGCAGGAGATGAAGCCCTGAAAAAAATGGCGTCCGCCATCGCCGGGGCCGTCCGGAGGGACGACATCGCCTGCAGGATCGGAGGGGACGAATTCGCCGTCCTCCTTCCCGACTGCCCGGAGAACAACGGACTGGTCATCGCCGAAAACATCTGCCGCAAGGTCAGAAGCTGCGCTCCCTTTCTGAGCATATCCCTCGGGGTGGCCTCGGCTCCGGCAGGGTCCTCTCCCGATGAGGCCTTCAAAAAAGCGGATGCCGCCCTCTACGAGGCGAAATCGAAGGGCAAGGGGTGCATCGTGTCCTGGGGCAGGCTCATTCCCGAGCCGGCGGCACAGGGCGGAAACGATTGA
- a CDS encoding MFS transporter — MDRLILSLLIINFAIYSYSNAFFFLAPYLAARGYTAASAGILVGVFYAATTAVRPVGSLITERIGVRKSMIWSSGVCIGCALALQAYQGAFAWFVGVRVVMGLAYSIFMVALTTYQALVIEESKRGLGFALVSVGSLIPMFTVVPLTDYLVRSGQDRFFMILPLAAAALSFSLALRLQPAGYQGSTGQNQPMEWGTYGDLFRETPAGKIVFSCFFFGLCDASIVFIGTVLLEKGLVPSWFIFSLGVGALFVRTAGRNLFNRYQRTVFAGPSFLLMALCLLGLAFARTSFGLVLWGFFYGMGMGYGYPAHLALTADLAAPRLRAKASALVHFSMDLSWFILPLYMGFGCTFFGAQRAFLLFTLVCIAGAVMTTVMWLPRRKGRAH; from the coding sequence ATGGACCGGCTTATTCTGTCTCTCTTGATAATCAACTTCGCCATCTACTCCTATTCCAATGCCTTCTTCTTTCTCGCCCCCTACCTCGCCGCCCGGGGGTACACCGCCGCATCGGCGGGGATCCTCGTCGGCGTCTTTTATGCGGCCACCACGGCTGTCCGGCCGGTGGGGAGCTTGATCACCGAACGGATAGGCGTCAGAAAGAGCATGATCTGGTCGTCAGGAGTCTGCATCGGCTGTGCCCTGGCCCTCCAGGCCTACCAGGGGGCCTTCGCCTGGTTCGTCGGGGTCCGGGTGGTCATGGGCCTGGCGTATAGCATTTTCATGGTGGCCCTCACCACCTACCAGGCCCTTGTTATCGAAGAATCGAAACGGGGCCTCGGATTCGCCCTCGTCTCCGTGGGAAGCCTCATTCCCATGTTCACGGTGGTTCCCCTCACCGACTATCTTGTACGGAGCGGCCAGGACAGGTTCTTCATGATCCTTCCCCTCGCCGCCGCCGCCCTCTCCTTCTCCCTGGCCCTCCGCCTTCAGCCTGCGGGGTACCAGGGATCCACCGGGCAGAATCAGCCCATGGAATGGGGAACCTATGGCGACCTCTTTCGGGAAACGCCGGCGGGGAAGATCGTCTTCTCCTGCTTCTTCTTCGGCCTCTGCGACGCATCCATCGTCTTCATCGGCACGGTGCTTCTGGAAAAGGGGCTCGTTCCCTCATGGTTCATCTTCTCTCTCGGAGTTGGGGCCCTTTTCGTCCGGACGGCGGGAAGAAACCTCTTCAACCGGTACCAGAGAACGGTCTTCGCCGGCCCTTCCTTCCTTCTCATGGCCCTCTGCCTTCTCGGCCTCGCCTTCGCCCGCACTTCCTTCGGGCTGGTCCTCTGGGGATTCTTCTACGGCATGGGCATGGGGTACGGCTACCCCGCCCACCTCGCTCTCACGGCGGACCTCGCGGCGCCCCGCCTCCGGGCCAAGGCATCCGCGCTGGTCCACTTCTCCATGGACCTGAGCTGGTTCATCCTTCCTCTGTACATGGGGTTCGGCTGCACCTTTTTCGGCGCCCAGCGGGCCTTTCTTCTCTTCACCCTGGTCTGTATTGCCGGCGCGGTGATGACCACGGTCATGTGGCTGCCCCGGAGAAAAGGCCGGGCACACTGA
- a CDS encoding MFS transporter gives MILALILGWAVLYADRTALYPLLSVIADSLGISSARAGAITSAYFLLYVLPQIPGGFAADRWGAKRVLIVMFSLSGLGILGFGLFGTSFTLLLFFSALHGFGASSYYPCCFGTMLSTVPAEKRGLSSGLIGIGMAVGTIGGMAVSGPLYQFFGSYRIPFILLAIPSVLVILMFIKHLPDVRNDVSPSLAAYGRLFRDRDIWKINIATFTSLYGFWAAATWGPTFLQAERGFSLIQSGLYTGLIALTALPGGILWGRLSDRFGRKRTALFVLPASAAALSLLTRAQGTPAIIGTLLLFGLFSNTAFTPISISWVGDIVSRRHPGSMGAAVGFFNGSIMSSAVIAPLVSGFLRDLTGSLVPAITAGVVLMFAGSVLLLFTPGNLEEKDGKRKEAHNG, from the coding sequence GTGATCCTGGCTCTCATTCTTGGGTGGGCTGTCCTGTACGCAGACCGGACAGCCTTGTATCCGCTTCTTTCCGTCATAGCCGACAGCCTGGGTATATCGTCCGCCAGGGCGGGAGCCATTACCAGCGCCTATTTCCTGCTGTACGTCCTGCCCCAGATCCCCGGCGGCTTCGCGGCGGACAGGTGGGGGGCGAAGCGCGTCCTCATCGTCATGTTCTCCCTGTCCGGCCTCGGTATCCTCGGTTTCGGCCTCTTCGGGACATCTTTCACTCTCCTTCTGTTCTTCTCCGCCCTCCATGGCTTCGGAGCCTCTTCCTACTACCCATGCTGCTTCGGGACCATGCTTTCCACCGTTCCGGCGGAAAAACGGGGGCTCAGCTCCGGGCTCATCGGAATCGGCATGGCTGTCGGCACCATCGGCGGAATGGCCGTCAGCGGCCCCCTCTACCAGTTTTTCGGCAGTTACAGGATTCCCTTCATTCTCCTGGCCATACCCTCCGTCCTCGTAATCCTCATGTTCATCAAGCACCTGCCCGACGTCCGCAATGACGTTTCCCCGTCCCTTGCGGCGTACGGCAGGCTTTTCCGAGACAGGGACATCTGGAAGATCAACATCGCCACCTTCACATCCCTGTACGGCTTCTGGGCGGCGGCCACCTGGGGGCCCACGTTCCTCCAGGCGGAGCGGGGGTTTTCCCTGATCCAGTCGGGACTTTATACCGGTCTCATCGCCCTCACGGCCCTCCCGGGAGGCATTCTCTGGGGACGGCTCTCCGACCGCTTCGGCAGAAAGCGGACCGCTCTCTTCGTGCTCCCCGCGAGTGCGGCCGCCCTTTCCCTTCTCACGCGGGCCCAGGGAACTCCGGCCATCATCGGTACGCTGCTTCTCTTCGGTCTCTTCAGCAACACCGCATTCACTCCCATCTCCATTTCATGGGTGGGCGACATCGTCAGCAGGCGGCATCCCGGCTCCATGGGCGCGGCAGTAGGCTTCTTCAACGGCTCGATCATGTCGTCCGCCGTGATTGCCCCCCTGGTTTCGGGATTTCTTCGGGATCTTACGGGATCCCTCGTTCCCGCGATCACTGCCGGCGTGGTGCTCATGTTTGCGGGCTCGGTTCTGCTCCTGTTCACGCCGGGCAATCTTGAAGAAAAGGACGGGAAAAGAAAGGAGGCACACAATGGCTGA
- a CDS encoding ATP-binding protein, giving the protein MAPDDMAIRLKEIQDKVGESLQYSIDSLATLREEEREHLFEIRTRREGVQKELNEVIVASEKAEAEYRRSRQILLDASRSGDESIEKDAYERAMNLMRIRGAFEEREKHLAAQRDDLDREERRIERLIARSEEMSNRFRVVLNLLNFSIEGEENGSLTPEQKDLSTGLLLAERESISLARELHDGPIQKFSAAGLMIDLAGEFLSRGDFGKAGEELARTRSHIGDALEEFRSFLFQLNPTGLKDGFDVALSRLVSQTSALSGADVRYAVEGQADRISLPVRTAVFKIIQQAVVNAVKNGRAQRIRILVSIGREVLRVKIVDDGLGFDVEKVRSEAEEKGTWGLVNMEGRASMIGGELTISSEPGKGTSVSLSVPVPLRR; this is encoded by the coding sequence ATGGCGCCGGACGATATGGCCATAAGACTGAAGGAAATCCAGGACAAGGTGGGTGAATCCCTGCAGTACAGCATTGACAGCCTGGCCACCCTCCGGGAGGAGGAACGGGAGCACCTTTTCGAGATCCGCACCCGGCGGGAGGGGGTACAGAAAGAACTGAACGAAGTCATCGTCGCCTCGGAGAAGGCGGAGGCCGAATACAGGCGATCCAGGCAGATCCTCCTCGATGCCTCCAGGTCAGGGGACGAGTCCATCGAAAAAGATGCCTACGAACGGGCCATGAACCTCATGAGAATCAGGGGAGCCTTCGAGGAGAGGGAAAAACACCTCGCCGCCCAGCGGGACGACCTTGACCGGGAGGAGCGCCGCATCGAACGGCTCATCGCCAGGAGCGAGGAGATGAGCAACCGGTTCAGGGTGGTGCTCAATCTTCTCAACTTCAGCATCGAGGGCGAAGAAAACGGATCTCTCACTCCGGAACAGAAAGATTTAAGCACCGGGCTCCTGCTGGCGGAGCGGGAAAGCATATCTCTCGCCCGGGAGCTCCATGACGGGCCCATACAGAAATTTTCCGCCGCCGGGCTGATGATCGATCTTGCCGGCGAGTTCCTGTCCAGGGGAGACTTCGGGAAGGCCGGGGAGGAACTCGCCAGGACCCGTTCCCATATCGGGGATGCCCTGGAGGAATTCCGCTCCTTCCTCTTCCAGCTCAACCCCACCGGGCTCAAGGACGGATTCGACGTCGCCCTGAGCCGCCTCGTTTCCCAGACGTCCGCCCTTTCGGGAGCTGACGTGCGCTACGCCGTGGAAGGGCAGGCCGACCGGATATCCCTTCCCGTGAGGACCGCCGTGTTCAAGATCATCCAGCAGGCGGTGGTCAACGCGGTGAAGAACGGCAGGGCACAGCGCATCAGGATACTGGTGAGCATCGGGCGGGAGGTGCTCCGGGTGAAGATTGTCGACGACGGGCTGGGGTTCGACGTAGAAAAAGTGAGGAGCGAAGCGGAGGAAAAGGGCACCTGGGGACTGGTGAACATGGAAGGCCGGGCCTCCATGATAGGGGGGGAGCTCACCATCTCGAGCGAACCCGGGAAAGGGACCAGCGTGTCCCTGTCAGTACCCGTTCCCCTTCGGAGATAA
- the typA gene encoding translational GTPase TypA — translation MKRAEHIRNIAIIAHIDHGKTTLIDSIFRAAQVFRENARIEERIMDNNELEREKGITIRAKHCTVEWKGCRINIIDTPGHADFSGEVERILSTVDSVLLLVDAGEGPMPQTRYVLSHALRMGLKPIVYINKVDRKEADPVMALNATFDLFFELGATEEQADFPVLYGSGLAGWAVSDLSEIEGGESKGMDALFEAIIRCVEPPLADEEAPFKMQVSTLAWNEYTGRMGCGKILQGKIRKGEEFLRMATRWEDPSDKANERFTITESERAKAVQIFVTRGLERLEVEEASAGDIVWISGPKEIGIGDTFSSPEAEGQALPPLDIEEPTVSMFFLVNNGPFSGREGQAITLRQLKARLLREMHVNVALRMEDLGRPDGVKVSGRGELQLAILIEEMRREGMEFCVSKPEVITEEIGGVLHEPMEDLVVDIPEEYQGVVFEKLSRRKARVKEIQNLRTGLMRIFFNIPTRGLIGYRGEFLTDTRGLGIMSSRFSGYSPWAGEITPRSRGALVSLDTGEATSYQLENLQERGTLFVSPMDKIYAGMIVGENSRPNDMPCNPTKRKQATNHRSSTKDFTVKLDVPRKMGLEKALEWIAEDELVEVTPKSIRLRKIILDDGERRKAAKKLSA, via the coding sequence ATGAAAAGAGCGGAACACATACGCAACATCGCCATCATCGCCCACATCGATCACGGCAAGACCACTCTCATCGACTCCATTTTCAGGGCCGCCCAGGTTTTTCGTGAAAACGCCCGTATTGAAGAACGCATCATGGACAACAACGAACTCGAGCGGGAAAAGGGCATCACCATCCGGGCAAAACACTGCACGGTGGAATGGAAGGGCTGCCGTATCAACATCATCGACACCCCCGGTCACGCCGATTTCTCCGGGGAAGTGGAGCGTATCCTCTCCACGGTGGATTCGGTGCTCCTGCTCGTTGACGCCGGCGAAGGCCCCATGCCCCAGACCAGGTACGTCCTGTCCCACGCGCTCCGCATGGGACTGAAACCCATCGTCTACATCAACAAGGTGGACCGCAAGGAGGCCGATCCCGTCATGGCCCTCAACGCCACCTTCGACCTTTTCTTCGAACTTGGAGCCACCGAGGAGCAGGCGGATTTCCCGGTGCTCTACGGATCCGGCCTTGCGGGATGGGCCGTCTCAGACCTCTCGGAGATCGAGGGCGGAGAGTCGAAGGGTATGGACGCCCTCTTCGAGGCTATCATCAGGTGCGTGGAACCGCCCCTGGCCGACGAGGAGGCTCCCTTCAAAATGCAGGTGAGCACCCTGGCATGGAACGAATACACCGGCCGGATGGGCTGCGGGAAGATCCTCCAGGGAAAAATCCGGAAGGGCGAAGAGTTTCTCCGCATGGCCACCCGCTGGGAAGACCCTTCCGACAAGGCAAACGAGAGGTTTACCATCACTGAGTCGGAACGCGCAAAGGCCGTCCAGATTTTCGTCACCCGCGGTCTTGAACGCCTTGAAGTTGAAGAAGCCTCGGCGGGGGATATCGTCTGGATATCCGGGCCGAAGGAAATCGGCATCGGCGACACATTTTCGTCTCCGGAAGCGGAGGGACAGGCCCTTCCTCCTCTGGATATCGAAGAGCCCACTGTCTCCATGTTCTTTCTTGTGAACAACGGCCCCTTCTCTGGCCGGGAGGGACAGGCCATCACCCTCAGGCAGCTCAAGGCGAGACTGCTGAGGGAGATGCACGTCAACGTGGCTCTGCGGATGGAAGACCTGGGGCGGCCGGACGGCGTGAAGGTCTCGGGCCGGGGAGAGCTGCAGCTGGCCATTCTCATCGAGGAGATGCGGCGGGAAGGCATGGAATTCTGTGTCTCCAAGCCGGAAGTGATCACCGAGGAGATCGGCGGGGTCCTTCACGAGCCCATGGAGGACCTAGTGGTGGACATCCCCGAGGAGTACCAGGGCGTGGTCTTTGAAAAACTCTCGCGGCGGAAGGCCCGGGTAAAGGAGATTCAGAACCTCCGTACCGGGCTCATGCGCATATTCTTCAATATCCCGACCAGGGGGCTCATAGGCTACCGGGGCGAGTTCCTCACCGATACCAGGGGCCTTGGCATCATGTCCTCCCGCTTCTCCGGGTACTCCCCGTGGGCCGGAGAGATAACCCCCCGCAGCAGGGGGGCCCTGGTGAGCCTCGACACCGGGGAGGCAACGAGCTACCAGCTTGAGAACCTGCAGGAAAGGGGAACCCTGTTCGTCTCCCCCATGGACAAAATCTACGCCGGGATGATCGTGGGAGAGAATTCCCGTCCCAACGACATGCCCTGCAACCCCACGAAGCGGAAGCAGGCCACAAACCACAGGTCCTCCACGAAGGACTTCACGGTGAAGCTCGACGTGCCGCGGAAGATGGGCCTTGAAAAGGCGCTGGAGTGGATCGCCGAGGACGAACTGGTGGAAGTCACTCCCAAGTCCATCCGGTTGAGGAAAATCATCCTCGACGACGGGGAACGGAGAAAAGCCGCGAAAAAACTGTCCGCATGA
- a CDS encoding MBL fold metallo-hydrolase translates to MIKILALAVFALSLAAGGAFAAEAARVFEEDRFETSAGEVTVTFIGHGTLMFSFGGRVLHVDPYGKMADYSALPKADAVLITHEHQDHLDREALKHIVTDETDIVLNGNSAEILGRGRVLKNGESAELLGVRVEAVPAYNIVHKRDNGRPFHPKGEHNGYVLNFGDTRIYVAGDTENIPEMKELKDIHAAFLPMNLPFTMTPEMAADAALSFRPNIVYPYHFGQSDPEKLVNLLKDSGIEVRVRKMS, encoded by the coding sequence ATGATAAAAATCCTTGCACTTGCAGTTTTTGCCCTTTCCCTTGCTGCCGGAGGGGCTTTTGCAGCGGAAGCCGCCCGGGTTTTCGAGGAAGACCGGTTTGAAACCTCCGCAGGAGAGGTAACCGTCACCTTCATCGGGCACGGCACCCTGATGTTCTCTTTCGGCGGCAGGGTGCTTCACGTGGACCCCTACGGCAAGATGGCCGACTACTCCGCCCTGCCGAAGGCGGATGCCGTGCTTATTACCCACGAGCACCAGGACCACCTGGACAGGGAAGCCCTGAAGCATATCGTCACCGATGAGACCGATATCGTGCTGAACGGGAATAGCGCCGAAATTCTCGGCAGGGGGAGAGTACTGAAAAACGGGGAGTCCGCTGAACTGCTCGGCGTCAGGGTGGAAGCCGTTCCGGCCTACAACATCGTGCACAAGCGGGACAACGGCCGGCCCTTCCATCCGAAGGGAGAACACAACGGCTACGTTCTGAACTTCGGCGACACCAGGATCTACGTTGCAGGGGACACGGAGAACATTCCGGAAATGAAGGAGCTGAAGGATATTCACGCGGCATTTCTTCCCATGAACCTTCCCTTCACCATGACGCCCGAAATGGCGGCCGACGCCGCCCTCTCTTTCAGGCCGAACATCGTCTACCCGTATCACTTCGGGCAGTCGGATCCCGAAAAGCTTGTGAACCTCCTGAAGGATTCGGGTATTGAAGTGCGGGTGCGGAAGATGAGCTAG
- a CDS encoding NAD(P)H-dependent glycerol-3-phosphate dehydrogenase: protein MADLTVFGGGSWGTALAASAASSGHSVFLWCRRSEQARAITVTGKNPDYLRDISLPAGVSATSDITEAALHSHYWILALPTQTLRGFLPALEPFCTDRTEICNVAKGIEIATGKRISDIVKEILPHSLYSVLSGPSFAEEVARGLPTAVTVASAKAGSALFWQSLLNTTRLRLYTSHDVIGTETGGAVKNIMAIASGLASSLGLGDNARAALVSRGLAEIMRFGEAIGAHPLTLAGLAGMGDLVLTCYSTQSRNFRLGMALGRGLSLEEARTEIGQVAEGAYTVRAVTEAARRLSVDMPISKGVHRLLYEGASPPEELERLLTRDPKAEYPPAILWSSSSCPGKESGV from the coding sequence ATGGCTGACCTGACGGTTTTCGGCGGAGGAAGCTGGGGTACCGCTCTCGCTGCGTCGGCGGCGTCATCGGGACATTCCGTCTTTCTCTGGTGCAGAAGAAGCGAGCAGGCACGGGCGATCACGGTCACAGGGAAAAACCCGGACTATCTCCGGGACATTTCCCTCCCGGCGGGGGTTTCGGCCACGTCGGACATCACCGAGGCCGCCCTGCATTCCCACTACTGGATCCTGGCCCTCCCCACCCAGACGCTCCGGGGGTTCCTCCCCGCCCTGGAGCCCTTCTGCACCGACCGGACGGAGATCTGCAACGTGGCCAAGGGTATCGAGATCGCCACGGGAAAGCGGATCAGCGACATCGTGAAGGAGATTCTTCCCCATTCCCTCTATTCCGTCCTCTCCGGCCCGAGTTTCGCCGAAGAGGTGGCAAGGGGTCTGCCCACGGCGGTGACGGTGGCCTCGGCAAAGGCCGGCTCGGCCCTCTTCTGGCAGTCCCTGCTCAACACGACCCGTCTCCGCCTTTATACCTCCCATGACGTTATCGGAACCGAGACGGGAGGAGCGGTGAAAAACATCATGGCCATCGCCTCCGGCCTTGCCTCGTCCCTTGGGCTCGGCGACAACGCCCGGGCGGCGCTGGTCAGCAGGGGACTGGCTGAGATCATGCGGTTCGGCGAGGCTATCGGGGCCCACCCCCTGACGCTCGCGGGCCTTGCGGGAATGGGTGACCTGGTTCTCACCTGCTACAGCACCCAGTCGAGAAATTTCAGGCTCGGAATGGCTTTGGGCCGCGGGCTCTCTCTCGAGGAGGCCAGGACGGAGATCGGGCAGGTGGCGGAAGGAGCATACACCGTCCGGGCGGTAACCGAGGCCGCCCGGAGGCTTTCCGTGGACATGCCCATCTCGAAGGGGGTCCACCGCCTGCTGTACGAGGGAGCCTCTCCTCCGGAAGAGCTGGAACGGCTGCTGACCCGCGACCCGAAAGCGGAATACCCGCCCGCCATTCTCTGGAGTTCTTCAAGTTGCCCCGGAAAAGAAAGTGGAGTATAA
- a CDS encoding bifunctional diguanylate cyclase/phosphodiesterase, translated as MRSFIVQEKSYGQFLRELLEKGGIHPVFQPILDVAEGKVYGYEILSRGMPPMESPLDLLAAARECGMQWEAERACRKAALEGIRRRDTGEGVRYFLNVSPWVLSDSRFRELFTPERLKPYGMSSDRIVLELTENLPVEDYGKLEESVAWFRKEGFSLALDDVGSGYSGLRTMAVCAPDFFKIDIEIVRGVAEDPYKKHVVRFLCSFAANVGAKIVAEGVENWEDMKALLELGVHFAQGYLFARPQKDPTPPPAHVMARLSAMYAELNEDDHIVGEGMRALVIKGTTAQKGQMSCEELEQLLRKNRTLDHLVVLDGDLPVGLITRQSFFLQTGGAFGYQLFQKRPLEEAAKKEFLTMPVFSPVSALAKLAMERRPDDLYDPVVVVDDRGCFLGTVTMKQIISRSTELEVERVRSCNPLSGLPGNNNIRKWIEDARKESLFTLIYCDLDRFKEYNDSHGFLKGDELINFTATILREGLDRLPEGSRLGHIGGDDFVLVCPGKVSSTALDAICAAFDRKKGLYFSREENAAGCYCATDRAGTVCSVPLVTLSLSVIEQDNLDPCAHPAVTAEKAASLKHAVKRITAAERRSAWLIDRRKAVSSGGTER; from the coding sequence ATGAGATCTTTCATCGTGCAGGAAAAATCCTACGGCCAGTTTTTGCGGGAACTTCTCGAAAAAGGGGGGATTCACCCCGTGTTCCAGCCCATTTTGGATGTCGCCGAGGGAAAAGTTTACGGTTACGAAATTCTGTCCAGGGGAATGCCACCAATGGAATCCCCCCTGGACCTGCTTGCAGCGGCCCGGGAATGCGGTATGCAGTGGGAGGCGGAAAGAGCCTGCCGCAAGGCGGCCCTGGAAGGTATAAGGCGGCGTGATACAGGAGAAGGGGTCCGCTATTTTCTGAACGTGAGTCCCTGGGTTCTGAGCGATTCGCGGTTCAGGGAGCTTTTTACTCCCGAACGACTGAAGCCGTATGGCATGAGCTCGGACAGGATTGTTCTGGAACTGACGGAAAACCTGCCCGTGGAAGATTATGGAAAACTTGAAGAGTCTGTGGCATGGTTCAGAAAAGAGGGGTTTTCTCTCGCCCTGGACGACGTCGGATCCGGATATTCGGGGCTGCGGACGATGGCGGTCTGCGCCCCTGATTTCTTCAAGATCGACATCGAGATCGTCCGGGGGGTAGCGGAAGACCCATACAAAAAGCATGTGGTCCGGTTTCTCTGTTCGTTTGCCGCGAATGTCGGGGCAAAGATCGTTGCGGAGGGAGTGGAGAACTGGGAGGATATGAAAGCGCTTCTCGAACTGGGAGTCCACTTTGCCCAGGGGTATCTTTTCGCCCGTCCTCAAAAGGATCCCACTCCTCCCCCCGCCCACGTGATGGCCCGGCTTTCAGCCATGTATGCGGAATTGAACGAGGACGACCATATTGTCGGTGAAGGCATGAGGGCGCTTGTGATCAAGGGAACGACTGCCCAAAAGGGACAGATGTCCTGCGAGGAACTGGAACAGCTTCTGCGGAAAAACAGGACCCTGGATCATCTTGTTGTTTTGGACGGGGATCTTCCGGTCGGCCTTATAACCAGGCAGTCCTTTTTTCTGCAGACGGGGGGTGCTTTCGGGTACCAGCTTTTTCAGAAAAGGCCCCTGGAAGAAGCGGCGAAGAAGGAATTCCTGACCATGCCCGTTTTCAGTCCTGTAAGCGCCCTGGCGAAACTCGCCATGGAACGGCGGCCGGATGATCTCTACGATCCCGTTGTCGTGGTGGACGACAGGGGATGCTTTCTCGGCACGGTGACCATGAAACAGATAATCTCCAGGTCAACGGAACTGGAGGTGGAGCGGGTCCGGAGCTGCAATCCCCTGAGCGGTTTGCCGGGGAACAACAACATCCGCAAGTGGATAGAGGATGCGCGGAAAGAAAGCCTCTTTACGCTTATCTACTGCGACCTTGACAGATTCAAGGAATACAATGACAGTCACGGGTTCCTGAAAGGCGACGAGCTGATCAACTTTACCGCGACCATTCTCAGGGAGGGGCTGGACAGGCTGCCGGAAGGGTCCCGTCTCGGGCATATCGGGGGAGACGACTTTGTGCTTGTCTGCCCGGGGAAGGTGTCTTCCACCGCTCTGGATGCCATCTGCGCCGCTTTCGACCGGAAGAAGGGGCTCTACTTTTCCAGGGAGGAGAATGCCGCCGGGTGTTATTGTGCGACGGACAGAGCGGGAACGGTATGTTCCGTTCCCCTGGTCACGCTGAGCCTTTCAGTAATAGAGCAGGATAACCTTGATCCCTGTGCTCATCCGGCGGTGACAGCGGAAAAAGCGGCTTCCCTCAAGCATGCGGTGAAGCGTATCACTGCGGCTGAACGCCGCAGTGCATGGCTTATCGACCGGAGAAAGGCGGTGAGTTCCGGGGGGACTGAAAGATGA
- a CDS encoding 4Fe-4S binding protein, translating into MAKAVVDKDACVGCETCVGTCPVEAISMVDGKAVVDESCIECGSCVSVCPVNAITQ; encoded by the coding sequence ATGGCAAAAGCAGTCGTGGACAAGGACGCATGCGTGGGTTGCGAGACCTGTGTCGGCACCTGCCCCGTGGAAGCCATTTCCATGGTTGATGGCAAGGCAGTCGTGGACGAGAGCTGCATCGAGTGCGGCAGCTGCGTGTCCGTCTGCCCCGTGAACGCGATTACCCAGTAA